In Pochonia chlamydosporia 170 chromosome 3, whole genome shotgun sequence, the following are encoded in one genomic region:
- a CDS encoding exocyst complex component Sec15 (similar to Neosartorya fischeri NRRL 181 XP_001257738.1), translated as MPRRQAAFDDYAFAVPNIILSSTDADFLDHLIPVLKDATHSRRTPVLIQCLTRYSEDREADIERIGLTKHEEFLDSVSRLQHVREDTVTLTTEILKLNQSIQASTEKLAEQKGALVNTKAIRQNIADATVALKDSLKVLHVVNHAHDLIRQKSYYSALKSLDDLQNEHLVPILQNRYATQHRLADVIQKSLPGSRKAISEAVMTDLNTWLFRIRETSQFLGEVAFYHTEMRRSRQRKRVEDDQFLTNFKLNSSIELVCDESEEFDILDNEELQVNFTPLFEAMHIHDALGQSERFRAEYAATRRQQKDLLLPSSVELLTDDESSLSSLLEGIAGFAIIEKETMRRVPQLRSAADVEELWESMCSTAINLTSRALNDVGNAEVLLKIKGFIALFIQTMEGWGYSISTLDTFLLALFDKYAELLKHRFSEDFQEIVSTDDYMPMAINSREEYEKVVNVSWFMQTQEIDHVTFPCVLPFSQMYPLCCIDVRNFLNQFYFFSDDHFQHAEVIDETLRKSLDELLTEKVCRSLVERLSTQYLGQIVQILINLEHFEIACQELEQLLIRARSSTSAGGPLKLNATECFRNNKKTAEKRIFELVNSKIDDLVDTAEYEWLAATVAPEPSNYMQTLTRYLSNIMNSTLLGLPREIKELIYFDALSHAANKILALPLSSEVQHINSNGVAALALDVQYLTEFVSSLENGQMLRENLDELQQTVSLMESDNHDEFFDISIRNKKYGRVDALNGPILLEKLTSASQLGGRAAPLSNLSSRFGMMK; from the exons ATGCCACGGCGTCAAGCTGCATTTGATGATTATGCCTTTGCAGTTCCAAAT ATCATCCTCTCCTCTACCGATGCAGATTTTCTCGACCATCTGATACCTGTGCTCAAAGATGCTACGCATTCCCGACGAACCCCAGTCTTGATACAATGTCTCACGAGATACTCTGAGGACCGTGAAGCGGATATTGAACGCATCGGTCTGACCAAGCACGAAGAATTTCTAGATTCGGTTTCTAGATTGCAACATGTTCGCGAAGACACTGTCACCCTTACTACAGAGATTCTGAAACTCAATCAGTCTATTCAGGCCAGCACAGAAAAATTAGCTGAGCAAAAGGGTGCCTTGGTAAATACAAAAGCCATTCGGCAGAATATCGCTGATGCCACCGTGGCTCTAAAGGATTCATTGAAGGTCCTCCATGTTGTCAATCATGCCCACGACCTTATTCGCCAGAAGAGCTACTATTCTGCTCTAAAATCCCTGGATGATCTCCAGAACGAGCATTTAGTTCCTATATTACAGAATCGGTACGCCACGCAGCATCGCTTGGCTGATGTCATTCAGAAATCACTGCCTGGTTCTCGGAAAGCTATATCGGAAGCTGTCATGACCGATCTCAATACATGGTTGTTCAGAATCAGAGAGACATCACAATTCCTCGGCGAAGTTGCATTTTACCATACAGAGATGCGTCGGTCGAGGCAACGAAAGCGGGTCGAGGATGACCAATTTCTAACTAATTTCAAGCTCAACTCGTCTATCGAACTTGTATGTGACGAAAGCGAGGAATTTGACATACTGGACAACGAGGAACTGCAAGTGAATTTTACGCCTCTCTTCGAAGCAATGCACATTCACGACGCATTGGGCCAAAGTGAACGATTTCGTGCAGAATACGCCGCTACCAGGAGACAACAGAAGGACCTTCTTCTACCGAGCTCGGTTGAGTTGTTGACTGACGATGAGTCTTCATTAAGTAGCCTTTTGGAAGGTATCGCGGGATTCGCTATAATCGAAAAGGAAACCATGCGCAGAGTACCCCAGCTACGCTCCGCTGCCGAC GTCGAAGAGCTCTGGGAGTCAATGTGCAGCACCGCCATTAATCTCACCTCACGAGCATTAAACGATGTGGGCAATGCTGAGGTTCTTCTCAAGATAAAGGGATTTATCGCCCTATTCATTCAGACCATGGAG GGATGGGGCTACTCAATATCCACTCTTGATACATTTTTGCTGGCATTGTTCGACAAATATGCCGAGCTTCTCAAGCATAGATTTAGCGAAGATTTCCAGGAG ATTGTATCTACGGACGACTACATGCCAATGGCCATCAATTCTCGGGAGGAATATGAAAAGGTAGTCAACGTGAGCTGGTTCATGCAAACCCAAGAAATTGATCACGTGAC GTTTCCTTGTGTTTTACCCTTCTCACAGATGTATCCTCTTTGCTGTATCGACGTTCGCAATTTTCTTAACCAGTTCTATTTCTTCTCCGATGATCATTTCCAGCATGCGGAAGTAATTGATGAAACCTTGAGAAAG TCGCTAGATGAGCTTCTCACTGAAAAAGTCTGCCGTTCCCTAGTTGAGAGACTCTCTACCCAATATTTGGGGCAAATTGTGCAAATCCTCATCAATCTGGAGCACTTTGAAATCGCCTGCCAAGAACTCGAACAGCTACTTATCCGTGCTCGGTCGTCCACCTCTGCCGGTGGGCCGTTGAAGTTGAACGCAACGGAATGCTTtcgcaacaacaagaaaaCCGCCGAAAAAAGAATTTTTGagctcgtcaacagcaaAATTGACGATCTGGTCGACACGGCAGAATACGAATG GTTGGCGGCAACTGTGGCTCCGGAGCCGAGCAATTATATGCAAACCTTGACTCGCTACCTCTCCAATATTATGAATTCGACATTGTTAGGCCTGCCACGAGAGATTAAGGAGTTAATTTACTTTGATGCCCTGTCTCATGCTGCCAACAAAATTCTG GCTCTACCCTTGTCCTCCGAGGTCCAACATATCAATAGCAACGGAGTTGCTGCATTGGCTCTGGATGTCCAGTATCTGACTGAGTTTGTCAGCAGTTTGGAAAATGGGCAGATGTTGCGCGAAAATTTAGATGAGCTCCAACAGACTGTGAGCCTGATGGAATCGGACAACCACGACGAATTTTTCGATATATCCATTCGAAACAAGAAGTACGGTCGCGTAGATGCGTTGAATGGTCCAATTCTTTTGGAAAA GCTTACTTCTGCGTCACAACTTGGTGGCAGAGCCGCGCCATTGTCAAACCTATCATCCCGATTTGGCATGATGAAATAA
- a CDS encoding histone-fold domain-containing protein (similar to Metarhizium robertsii ARSEF 23 XP_007819830.2), whose translation MDPQAQSQQSHAQPNRSAPAYDPSHGGHYGACAALASQGFAPAELYTGPWANVHQGLTGQYKDILTTYWQQTITHLESDTHDYKIHQLPLARIKKVMKADPEVKMISAEAPILFAKGCDIFITELTMRAWIHAEENKRRTLQRSDIASALAKSDMFDFLIDIVPREEASSHAKRTAAQSTGGPQAVPAPPGQAPMAGQHANMGQPNHASHAMAAAEYMGGHHLPTEQDYRQNPNMYAGQVPPAPSAPYGQAQAPASMYGEMEGMYPYSAMQAQQAPMSSEEFE comes from the exons ATGGATCCGCAGGCGCAGTCTCAGCAGTCTCATGCACAGCCGAACCGTTCGGCCCCAGCCTACGATCCCAGCCATGGTGGTCATTACG GTGCTTGTGCAGCA CTCGCATCACAAGGCTTTGCGCCGGCTGAGCTCTATACTGGTCCATGGGCAAAT GTCCACCAGGGCTTGACTGGCCAGTACAAGGACATCTTGACGACTTACTGGCAGCAAACCATAACGCACCTGGAAAGCGATACACATGACTACAAAATTCACCAGTTACCGCTTGCGCGGATTAAGAAGGTGATGAAAGCTGATCCAGAAGTCAAGATGATCTCAGCCGAGGCCCCAATTCTTTTCGCTAAAGGATGCGATATTTTTATTACCGAGCTTACTATGCGTGCTTGGATTCATGCCGAGGAGAACAAGCGCCGGACTCTCCAGCGCTCAGACATTGCGTCGGCTTTGGCCAAGTCAGATATGTTTGATTTTCTAATTGACATAGTTCCGAGAGAGGAAGCGTCGTCTCATGCGAAAAGAACCGCTGCACAATCTACTGGAGGTCCACAGGCCGTACCCGCACCTCCAGGACAAGCCCCGATGGCAGGTCAGCATGCCAACATGGGACAGCCTAACCACGCTTCACacgccatggctgctgcggAATATATGGGCGGCCACCATCTTCCTACCGAACAAGACTACCGACAGAATCCAAACATGTACGCTGGTCAAGTGCCTCCTGCGCCCTCAGCTCCTTATGGGCAGGCACAAGCACCTGCGTCCATGTATGGAGAAATGGAAGGCATGTACCCATACTCTGCCATGCAGGCACAACAG GCGCCAATGTCGTCTGAGGAATTTGAGTAG
- a CDS encoding importin 13 (similar to Cordyceps militaris CM01 XP_006671027.1), whose translation MEDNALPWSLDRVESLISSLYEPGDPDAIAKAQALLAAFQSTPQAWALAHELLRKPDEKGRFFGALTIIVKLNKERHALPYAPGTVSWPRLIVCHSSLLSEENAQELLEHLIGWYGDSFDSSNGPLVPRKLSAALATFFLHFHHLWPRFIRHVTICLISGKYCDPFSIPSSVDIASLFDRLDPVKLKAVLWVVTSIMEDVVRVDWNTGSRLNMYDSVVLEVSDATALLANGLTESQPSEVGNDSMKCLQSWIFFAQKISSRDNHVVSHLRDLMASVIESLTSNYRFDTSAELLVDVLSTYPALLSDDHFNLLATLLVSPWADERYRCLLQPDRGFDSVLFGQLLLAFGEEKCQWLMQSDDPRSRALLSKLCGLLGSDGYPATENSIFVPAVEFWSTFTENMSDVVHLDNPSRTPWADAALLHVQEAVSMACHKITYPPSAELSQWDASDRSGFSDARKDVIDLLQSAYALCGHQLVSTFSGLILSAVDDSAWLQLETAAFCLAGLSDCATDDSRLDQALKTVFGSSLFSILSSPDNDIPVRTKQTCLHLVEQYTEYFERNIPSLAPALRLLFTMLGNSSMVASASRTILRLCSSCRYHLHSEAYGFLHEFQALVERQVLDCISSERILASIASIAQAVPDAHRKYTTCSKLLEFIEDDSACAKQLAQLQPSTKVPCYSQRCMENSADESPGLHIALKTLRCLIGVGKGFQSPTESAIDLDVGKASFIGYDGQLERLHKQIMKIIMDIEAAFGSNTEISELVCAVLRCGFSESEPGPFVLGLEDVTCFLVHHNEHVPRPGLFVSAACSFLSSLHLRGKPDIQELYTALLLWVVRLLRQLPNPEHDPELSQNSIDFVCRLLAKSPTTLLALQPATEAEFFFLFTIQVLDGSEPLPKGAAAEFWATFTALKSDQSGVSDATKQAMETLGPLLCQSLARNVGGRASRSELDKLSEPIKRLLSRYPLAKEWLEAGLNHSSFPSGKVTLEQKALFVKKLVSLRGSRATNQIVRDFWLSSRGSNFAYAS comes from the exons ATGGAAGACAACGCCCTTCCCTGGAGCCTTGACAGAGTTGAATCT TTGATATCGTCCCTCTATGAGCCGGGTGACCccgatgccattgccaaagccCAGGCTCTGCTAGCAGCTTTCCAATCTACGCCGCAGGCCTGGGCTTTAGCCCATGAGCTGCTTAGGAAACCTGATGAGAAGGGCAGATTTTTTGGCGCCCTCACAATCATTGTCAAACTGAACAAGGAGAGGCATGCTTTACCTTATGCTCCAGGCACTGtcagttggccaaggctaATCGTTTGTCACAGCTCTTTACTTAGCGAGGAAAATGCTCAAGAGTTATTGGAACATCTCATTGGGTGGTATGGAGATTCTTTTGACAGCTCAAATGGCCCCTTGGTGCCACGCAAACTGTCAGCGGCCCTCGCAACCTTCTTCCTTCACTTCCATCATCTATGGCCGAGATTTATCCGTCATGTTACCATATGTCTGATCTCAGGGAAGTATTGTGACCCGTTCTCCATACCGTCTTCTGTCGACATTGCATCTCTCTTCGATAGACTCGACCCAGTAAAATTAAAGGCTGTATTATGGGTCGTCACGAGCATAATGGAAGATGTGGTCCGAGTTGACTGGAACACAGGGAGCAG GTTAAATATGTACGACTCCGTTGTCCTAGAAGTTTCGGATGCAACAGCACTATTAGCCAATGGCCTGACCGAGTCTCAACCCAGTGAGGTTGGCAATGACAGTATGAAGTGTCTCCAG TCGTGGATTTTCTTTGCTCAGAAAATTTCGTCCCGTGACAATCACGTCGTCTCACATCTTAGAGACCTGATGGCTAGCGTCATTGAGTCACTCACTTCGAACTATCGCTTCGATACCTCGGCTGAATTACTCGTAGATGTTTTATCTACCTACCCGGCATTGCTATCAGATGACCATTTTAACCTGTTGGCAACCCTTTTGGTCAGTCCCTGGGCTGATGAACGGTACAGGTGTCTGTTGCAACCAGACAGGGGGTTCGATTCGGTTCTATTTGGGCAGCTCCTACTCGCATTTGGCGAAGAAAAGTGCCAGTGGCTAATGCAGTCTGATGATCCCCGCAGCAGAGCCTTGCTTTCTAAGTTATGCGGATTGCTTGGCTCCGACGGCTATCCGGCAACTGAAAATAGTATATTTGTCCCGGCAGTGGAATTCTGGTCGACCTTCACCGAAAACATGTCCGACGTCGTCCACTTGGATAATCCTTCTCGCACACCTTGGGCAGATGCGGCGCTGCTTCACGTTCAAGAAGCAGTTTCGATGGCGTGCCACAAGATCACTTATCCTCCATCAGCAGAGTTAAGTCAATGGGACGCATCCGACCGTAGCGGGTTCTCTGACGCTCGAAAGGACGTTATTGACCTATTACAGTCAGCATATGCCTTATGCGGCCATCAGCTGGTATCTACATTTTCTGGTCTTATTCTTTCCGCGGTAGACGATTCTGCTTGGCTACAGTTGGAAACTGCCGCCTTCTGCCTTGCAGGTCTCTCAGACTGTGCCACGGACGACTCACGGCTTGACCAAGCCCTCAAAACAGTATTTGGATCTTCTTTGTTCTCCATCCTCTCATCCCCCGACAATGACATACCTGTAAGAACAAAGCAGACATGCCTCCACCTGGTAGAACAATATACGGAATACTTCGAAAGAAATATCCCCTCTCTCGCTCCTGCATTGAGGCTCTTATTCACTATGCTAGGAAATTCATCCATGGTAGCTTCAGCATCAAGGACAATTCTTCGTCTATGCTCTTCCTGCCGATACCACCTCCATTCGGAGGCGTACGGGTTTCTTCATGAGTTTCAAGCCTTGGTTGAGCGGCAAGTACTTGACTGTATATCATCTGAGAGAATACTTGCTTCCATTGCATCAATTGCCCAAGCCGTTCCCGACGCTCATCGCAAATATACCACATGCTCGAAGCTACTTGAATTTATTGAAGATGATAGCGCTTGTGCGAAGCAATTAGCTCAGCTCCAGCCATCCACGAAAGTGCCATGTTACAGCCAGCGATGCATGGAAAATTCAGCGGATGAGTCACCTGGACTACACATCGCGTTGAAGACTCTCAGATGTCTAATTGGCGTTGGGAAGGGTTTTCAATCCCCGACAGAATCCGCTATTGATCTTGACGTGGGCAAAGCTTCGTTCATTGGATATGACGGTCAGTTGGAGAGGCTGCACAAGCAGATAATGAAAATAATCATGGATATCGAAGCTGCTTTTGGTTCGAATACTGAAATTTCCGAACTTGTCTGCGCCGTCCTTCGATGCGGCTTTTCAGAGAGCGAGCCAGGACCCTTTGTGCTGGGCTTAGAAGATGTTACCTGCTTCTTGGTGCATCACAACGAGCATGTTCCCCGGCCCGGCCTTTTTGTGTCGGCCGCTTGCTCATTTTTAAGCTCTTTACATTTACGGGGCAAACCTGACATACAGGAGTTGTATACAGCGTTACTGCTATGGGTGGTACGGTTGCTCCGACAATTACCTA ACCCAGAGCACGACCCGGAGTTATCTCAAAATAGTATCGACTTCGTCTGTCGCTTACTGGCGAAAAGTCCAACTACTCTACTCGCCCTGCAGCCTGCAACTGAAGCCGaattcttctttcttttcacAATTCAAGTTCTTGACGGCAGTGAACCGTTACCTAAAGGTGCTGCGGCGGAATTCTGG GCAACATTCACGGCACTGAAGAGCGACCAGTCAGGGGTATCAGACGCCACAAAACAGGCCATGGAGACTCTTGGTCCACTCCTATGCCAGAGCCTTGCCAGGAATGTTGGTGGCCGGGCCTCGAGAAGCGAACTCGATAAGCTGAGTGAACCGATCAAGAGGTTGCTAAGTCGCTACCCACTAGCAAAAGAATGGCTCGAAGCTGGACTCAATCACTCTTCATTCCCAAGTGGGAAGGTTACGTTGGAACAGAAAGCCTTGTTTGtgaagaagctggtgag CCTGAGGGGGTCCCGAGCTACAAACCAAATCGTGCGTGATTTTTGGCTATCTTCTCGTGGTAGTAACTTTGCCTACGCTTCTTAG
- a CDS encoding Tryptophanyl-tRNA synthetase (similar to Metarhizium robertsii ARSEF 23 XP_007819833.2) encodes MQHLGSKSKAIWPKVVFSGIQPTGIPHLGNYVGALRQWAQLQDQEPEDTKLIYSIVDLHAITTPQQPEKLKQWKRESLAALLAIGIDPERSTLFYQSSVPAHSELMWILSCTASVGYLSRMTQWKQKLNIAPASHIEDRPAENRLKVGLFAYPILQAADILVHRATHVPVGHDQQQHLEFARECVTNFNHAYGETFVHPQTITPPVHRVMSLSDPTSKMSKSHKLQRSRILITDTAEEIRLKISSALTDSTQGISYDPPLRPGVSNLLSILSIFDNEKRTPEQLAQVYRDTHPRIFKDMVSDAIILGLQGVGARYKELIDNKNKYLDQVEDAGARKARQNAEETMGLVKAAVGL; translated from the exons ATGCAGCACCTCGGCAGTAAATCCAAAGCCATATGGCCCAAAGTTGTATTCTCAGGGATACAACCCACCGGCATTCCGCACCTTGGCAACTATGTTGGCGCGCTACGACAATGGGCGCAACTGCAGGATCAGGAACCCGAAGACACAAAATTGATATATTCAATTGTCGACCTCCACGCCATCACCACGCCCCAACAGCCAGAGAAACTGAAACAGTGGAAGAGAGAAAGTCTTGCCGCACTATTAGCAATTGGAATTGACCCGGAACGGTCCACTCTTTTCTACCAGTCTTCC GTACCTGCCCACTCTGAGCTGATGTGGATTCTGTCCTGCACGGCGTCTGTTGGATATCTCTCTCGGATGACACAATGGAAG CAAAAGCTCAACATCGCCCCAGCCTCACACATAGAAGACCGACCGGCTGAGAACCGGTTAAAGGTTGGCTTGTTCGCCTATCCAATACTCCAAGCTGCGGATATTCTTGTTCATAG AGCCACACACGTCCCCGTTGGCCAtgaccagcaacagcatctAGAATTTGCCAGGGAATGCGTCACCAACTTTAATCACGCATATGGAGAAACGTTCGTCCACCCCCAGACTATCACAC CACCGGTGCATCGAGTCATGTCTCTTTCAGACCCAACATCGAAAATGTCCAAGTCACACAAACTGCAGCGGTCACGTATTCTGATTACGGACACCGCCGAGGAGATTCGCCTCAAAATTTCCTCGGCGCTCACTGACTCTACCCAAGGAATTTCTTATGATCCTCCTCTGCGGCCTGGTGTATCAAATCTCCTGAGTATTTTATCAATATTTGACAATGAGAAACGAACACCGGAGCAGCTAGCCCAAGTATATCGTGACACCCATCCTCGCATATTCAAGGATATGGTGTCAGATGCGATAATTCTAGGGCTGCAGGGAGTTGGAGCTCGGTATAAAGAACTCATAGACAATAAGAACAAATATCTGGATCAAGTGGAGGATGCTGGAGCGCGAAAAGCACGACAAAACGCCGAGGAAACAATGGGCTTGGTGAAGGCCGCTGTTGGTTTATGA
- a CDS encoding xaa-pro aminopeptidase (similar to Neosartorya fischeri NRRL 181 XP_001259881.1): MTDTSAQLAKLRSLMKERKVHVYVVPSEDSHSSEYIAACDARREFISGFTGSAGCAVVTLEGAALATDGRYFNQAAKQLDGNWTLLKQGLQDVPTWQEWAASQSAGGRTVAVDPSLLPGSAAKKLDDQIRKAGGTELIPLDENLVDMAWANLRPDRPRHPVVVLPNELAGKSVATKIEELRKELRKKNSPGFFVSMLDEVAWLFNLRGNDIPYNPVFFSYATITPDTAILYVDAAKLDDSCRGHLQANHVEVKPYESFFLDARRLRAEVTARREAGGDAGVVGNFLISNKGSWAVSRALGGDGSVEEIRSPVGDAKAIKNETEMKGMRNCHVRDGAALIEFFAWLEDQLINKRATVDEVQAADKLEELRSKHQHFIGLSFPTISSTGANAAIIHYGPEKGSCAKIDPASVYLCDSGAQYRDGTTDTTRTLHFGEPKDAEKKAYTLVLKGLIGLDTAVFPKGTTGFALDCLARQHLWKTGLDYRHGTGHGVGSYLNVHEGPIGIGTRVQYTEVPLAPGNVLSNEPGYYEDGNFGVRIENIMMVKEVQTEHCFGDKPYLGFEHVTMVPYCQSLICKDMLTADEKAWLNAYSDEILRSTKGFFEGDDLTMAWLTRETRSIE, encoded by the exons atgacCGATACGTCAGCACAGCTCGCCAAACTGCGGAGTTTGATGAAAGAAAGGAAAGTTCACGTTTATG TTGTTCCCTCCGaagacagccacagctcaGAATACATTGCTGCGTGTGATGCCCGTCGCGAGTTCATAAGTGGATTTACGGGATCAGCGGGATGTGCTGTTGTCACACTCGAAGGGGCGGCACTCGCTACAGATGGTCGATACTTCAACCAAGCGGCGAAACAGCTAGATGGCAACTGGACCCTACTGAAGCAAGGGTTACAGGATGTTCCTACATGGCAAGAGTGGGCTGCTAGTCAGTCCGCTGGAGGGAGAACGGTGGCCGTTGATCCATCACTCCTCCCCGGGTCagccgccaagaagctcgACGACCAAATACGTAAAGCGGGTGGTACAGAATTGATACCACTGGACGAGAACCTGGTGGACATGGCCTGGGCTAATCTCCGCCCCGATCGTCCTCGTCACCCAGTCGTTGTTTTACCGAATGAACTGGCTGGAAAGTCAGTCGCTACGAAGATTGAAGAACTGCGCAAAGAACTTCGCAAGAAGAATTCTCCTGGCTTCTTCGTGTCCATGCTGGACGAAGTTGCGTGGCTATTCAACCTCCGAGGTAACGATATACCCTACAACCCTGTTTTCTTCTCGTATGCCACTATCACACCAGATACGGCAATTTTGTACGTCGATGCGGCCAAGCTGGACGACTCCTGCAGAGGACATTTACAGGCGAACCATGTTGAGGTCAAACCATACGAGTCCTTTTTCCTGGATGCACGTCGACTACGTGCTGAAGTAACGGCTAGGAGAGAAGCTGGTGGAGATGCCGGCGTGGTTGGTAACTTTCTCATCTCGAACAAAGGCTCATGGGCAGTCAGTCGAGCGCTGGGTGGGGATGGTTCGGTAGAAGAGATAAGGAGTCCAGTTGGTGATGCAAAGGCTATCAAAAACGAAACTGAAATGAAGGGCATGAGGAACTGCCATGTCAGAGACGGGGCTGCCTTAATTGAGTTCTTCGCTTGGTTGGAGGACCAGCTTATCAATAAGAGAGCCACAGTCGATGAAGTACAAGCGGCCGACAAACTGGAAGAGTTACGATCGAAACACCAACACTTCATTGGCTTGTCGTTCCCAACCATTTCTTCCACTGGCGCAAA TGCAGCTATTATCCACTATGGCCCAGAGAAAGGCAGTTGTGCTAAAATAGACCCGGCAAGCGTGTACCTCTGCGATTCCGGAGCACAATATCGTGATGGAACCACGGACACCACGAGAACACTTCACTTCGGAGAGCCCAAGgatgccgagaagaaggcatataCCCTGGTCCTTAAGGGCCTCATAGGTCTGGACACTGCGGTATTCCCAAAAGGCACCACAGGCTTTGCTCTGGACTGCTTGGCTCGCCAGCACCTCTGG AAAACCGGGCTTGACTATCGACATGGTACTGGTCACGGTGTAGGTTCTTATCTCAACGTCCACGAAGGTCCAATTGGTATTGGCACCCGCGTGCAGTATACGGAAGTCCCATTAGCTCCCGGAAATGTCCTCTCAAACGAACCGGGCTATTATGAGGATGGAAATTTCGGCGTCCGAATTGAAAATATCATGATGGTGAAAGAGGTTCAGACTGAGCATTGCTTTGGTGATAAACCGTATTTGGGCTTCGAGCACGTTACAATGGTTCCGTACTGCCAAAGCTTGATTTGCAAAGACATGCTCACCGCAGACGAAAAAGCCTGGCTGAACGCGTACAGTGACGAGATTCTGAGAAGCACGAAAGGATTTTTTGAAGGTGACGACTTGACAATGGCGTGGCTCACACGGGAGACACGATCGATTGAGTAA